A window of the Brassica oleracea var. oleracea cultivar TO1000 chromosome C1, BOL, whole genome shotgun sequence genome harbors these coding sequences:
- the LOC106336586 gene encoding LOW QUALITY PROTEIN: glucose-induced degradation protein 8 homolog (The sequence of the model RefSeq protein was modified relative to this genomic sequence to represent the inferred CDS: substituted 1 base at 1 genomic stop codon), whose protein sequence is MSLFRIFINQDDVDDMATSKKVITREEWEKKLNAVKLRKEDMNTLVMNFLVTEETAEIDLATITDRMAVKKAVQNGNVEDAIEKSVKYQESKSDSSSNLCLRILDTNPELFFHLQQQRLIELIXQGKTEEALEFAQEELAPRGEENQAFLQELEKTVALLVFEDASNCPVKDLLDISQRLKTTSEVNAAILTSQSHEKDPKLPSLLKMLIWAQNQLDEKPVYPHINDLSTGQLEDPPE, encoded by the exons ATGTCACTGTTTCGGATTTTCATCAATCAGGACGACGTCGACGATATG GCTACTTCGAAGAAAGTGATCACGCGTGAAGAGTGGGAGAAGAAGCTAAACGCTGTCAAGCTTAGGAAAGAAGACATGAACACTCTCGTCATGAACTTTCTTGTCACCGAGG AAACAGCAGAGATAGATCTTGCGACCATCACTGATCGAATGGCTGTTAAAAAGGCTGTTCAAAATGGCAATGTCGAGGATGCTATTGAAAAA TCAGTGAAATATCAAGAATCGAAGTCTGATTCGTCTTCGAACCTGTGCTTGCGGATACTCGACACAAATCCCGAGCTGTTCTTTCATCTTCAGCAGCAAAGGTTGATTGAACTAATTTGACAAGGGAAGACTGAAGAAGCCTTGGAGTTTGCTCAGGAGGAACTTGCTCCACGTGGCGAAGAAAAC CAAGCGTTTCTGCAAGAATTGGAAAAAACTGTAGCGCTGCTTGTTTTTGAAGATGCCTCCAACTGTCCTGTTAAAGATCTTCTTGACATCTCCCAACGTCTTAAGACAACAAGTGAAGTGAATGCAGCAATTCTCACAAGCCAGAGTCATGAAAAAG ATCCGAAACTTCCAAGCTTGTTGAAGATGCTGATTTGGGCTCAGAACCAGCTGGATGAGAAACCAGTGTATCCGCACATCAATGATTTGTCTACTGGCCAGCTCGAAGACCCGCCAGAATAA
- the LOC106303430 gene encoding uncharacterized protein LOC106303430 — MNRLLCFQLVVTLCFGLSCAKFYEKDSVHFNNSLNPNNILKVHCISDQDDFGDHFLSPGQTYDFSFYESITKTKVDCDLWQGPDFRFHAKFRAYKGGGFIVHYGKKNFWDARENGIYFTHGKELPKLE; from the coding sequence ATGAATCGCCTTTTGTGTTTTCAGCTTGTCGTTACATTGTGCTTTGGGTTGAGTTGCGCCAAGTTCTACGAGAAAGACTCCGTACATTTTAATAACTCTCTTAATCCAAACAACATTCTCAAAGTTCATTGTATATCGGACCAAGATGACTTTGGCGACCACTTTTTAAGCCCGGGACAAACTTATGATTTTAGCTTTTATGAAAGTATTACGAAAACAAAGGTCGATTGTGACTTATGGCAGGGACCTGATTTCAGGTTTCATGCAAAGTTCAGGGCATATAAAGGTGGTGGATTCATCGTTCATTATGGCAAGAAAAACTTTTGGGATGCTAGAGAAAATGGGATTTACTTCACACATGGTAAAGAGTTACCCAAGTTGGAGTAA
- the LOC106295819 gene encoding uncharacterized protein LOC106295819, with protein sequence MGCCVSSGTADRTNENVSDKNTTIGEEETVVKEVLSETAFHTTSSSVQNSVMDDPVKRKIRGREEEKLKVAPDSCMTRPDSNDPEEGSEVSEICSLSLSESVSSTAVMNGYGEEEVKQRKSQRSPAKTRTRVTGNNYPTRRTDQSPHKRNNGVCNSNTGARVGSGMRDPGERSGRRSRSPAANRSVMDSDQSRVGGARTRKNGQSPGRVRLDPNKNTSDQQPYQNHGYTTEELLENPLVSLECFIFL encoded by the coding sequence ATGGGTTGCTGCGTTAGCTCCGGCACCGCTGATCGGACCAACGAGAACGTGTCCGACAAGAACACAACCATTGGCGAAGAAGAAACGGTCGTCAAAGAAGTCTTGTCAGAGACAGCATTTCACACTACTTCCTCTAGTGTCCAAAACTCAGTCATGGATGATCCGGTGAAAAGGAAGATCCGGGGAAGAGAGGAGGAAAAACTGAAAGTTGCTCCGGATTCGTGTATGACCCGACCCGACTCGAATGACCCGGAAGAAGGATCAGAGGTTTCCGAGATATGTAGCTTGAGCTTGAGTGAGAGTGTTTCTTCGACGGCTGTGATGAATGGGTACGGTGAGGAAGAAGTGAAGCAGAGGAAATCTCAGAGATCTCCGGCTAAAACTCGGACTCGGGTCACGGGTAATAATTATCCGACCCGAAGAACCGATCAGTCTCCTCATAAGAGAAACAACGGAGTGTGTAATAGTAATACTGGAGCGAGAGTCGGGTCGGGTATGAGAGACCCGGGTGAGAGATCCGGAAGAAGGTCGAGATCGCCGGCGGCGAATAGATCCGTGATGGATTCGGATCAGAGTCGGGTGGGTGGGGCAAGGACTCGTAAGAATGGTCAGTCTCCGGGTCGGGTTAGGTTAGATCCGAATAAAAACACGTCGGATCAGCAACCATATCAAAACCACGGTTATACCACCGAAGAGTTGTTAGAGAACCCACTTGTTTCATTAGAGTGTTTCATATTTCTCTGA
- the LOC106297859 gene encoding uncharacterized protein LOC106297859 isoform X1, translated as MRELESFKMTSLHQNLQWPPVGAPTNIRQEEPWRSQFNDPVNAVSFGFIATAILISMFIVMAIFEMLIRATTTNSHSSPGQVLSDLESRVGLNGFAFSKFGCESPKETMYLHSLLTMHPYPCPHLQTKSPTLQVPAQTPFKNVNNSRFSLFSVLFLCDCGSFIS; from the exons ATGAGAGAGCTAGAGAGCTTCAAAATGACGTCACTACATCAGAACCTTCAATGGCCACCGGTGGGAGCTCCAACGAATATCCGACAAGAGGAGCCATGGAGATCTCAGTTCAACGATCCAGTCAACGCTGTTTCCTTTGGTTTTATCGCCACCGCCATTCTCATCTCAATGTTCATCGTCATGGCCATCTTCGAAATGCTTATTCGAGCCACCACCACTAACTCACATTCTTCTCCGGGTCAGGTCCTTTCGGATCTAGAGTCGCGGGTGGGGCTCAATGGCTTTGCATTTTCTAAGTTTGGTTGCGAATCTCCCAAG GAGACAATGTACCTACATTCATTGCTCACCATGCACCCGTACCCGTGCCCGCACTTGCAGACAAAAAGTCCAACACTCCAAGTTCCAGCTCAAACTCCATTCAAGAATGTTAACAATTCTAGATTTTCATTATTCAGTGTTTTGTTCCTATGTGATTGTGGCAGCTTTATCTCTTAG
- the LOC106297859 gene encoding uncharacterized protein LOC106297859 isoform X2 yields MRELESFKMTSLHQNLQWPPVGAPTNIRQEEPWRSQFNDPVNAVSFGFIATAILISMFIVMAIFEMLIRATTTNSHSSPGQVLSDLESRVGLNGFAFSKFGCESPKLGVYSKGVSVLMPGDNVPTFIAHHAPVPVPALADKKSNTPSSSSNSIQEC; encoded by the exons ATGAGAGAGCTAGAGAGCTTCAAAATGACGTCACTACATCAGAACCTTCAATGGCCACCGGTGGGAGCTCCAACGAATATCCGACAAGAGGAGCCATGGAGATCTCAGTTCAACGATCCAGTCAACGCTGTTTCCTTTGGTTTTATCGCCACCGCCATTCTCATCTCAATGTTCATCGTCATGGCCATCTTCGAAATGCTTATTCGAGCCACCACCACTAACTCACATTCTTCTCCGGGTCAGGTCCTTTCGGATCTAGAGTCGCGGGTGGGGCTCAATGGCTTTGCATTTTCTAAGTTTGGTTGCGAATCTCCCAAG TTAGGTGTGTACTCAAAAGGGGTCTCTGTGTTAATGCCAGGAGACAATGTACCTACATTCATTGCTCACCATGCACCCGTACCCGTGCCCGCACTTGCAGACAAAAAGTCCAACACTCCAAGTTCCAGCTCAAACTCCATTCAAGAATGTTAA